The genomic segment CGTCGAAACCGATGGTGATCGAGGCCCCGGCCGCGATCGTGGTGTCGTAGGACTGCGCGGCGACGGTGTGCGTGGTGCCGCTCGCGGTGTCGGTGCCGCCCCACATGCTGGTGATCTTCTCGGTGGCCGGCAGGCTGAACCGGAGCGACCAGGCGTTCAGCGGGACGGACATCGGGTTGGTGAGCACGTACTGCGCCTGGAAGCCGCTGCCCCAGTCGGAGGTCTTGGAGTAGACCGCGGTGGGGAGCGGGGTCGAGGCGGCCGGTGCGGCCGAGGCGACCGGCGAGGACAGTGTCAGACCACCCACGAACAGGGCGCCGGTGGCGGCGCCGATCAGGCTTCTCCGTATAACTTTCAGCATGGTCCGTCATCCGTCCAGACGTTCTGGGAGTTGGCGCCGGGCACGTCGCCCTGGGTCCACCACTTCGCGGTCCAGGTGTGGCCGCCGTAGCTGACGGTCGCGCCGCCGCTGTAGGCCGTCGCGGAGTTCCACGGCGCGGTGGTGCACGCGCCGGCGGAGCTGCTGGACGCCGAGGTCGGTGGCGAGCTCGACGTGCTGGACGAGCTCGACGGCGGCGGGGCCGGTCCGCTGAACGGGTTGGCGATGATGGTGACCGTGCGGTGCTGCACGCCCCAGCCGTTCGCCTGCGAGCCGGGCAGCCAGACGTCGACGGTGTCGTTCTGGATCCAGGTGCCGATGTCGGCGGCGTAGCAGGTGCCGTAGCCGGGGACGGTGAAGTACGTGCCCCACGGGATCACCCGCGGGTCGACCGCGCAGATCCCGAGCCCGGCTTGGTAGCCCGAGGCCGTGTTCCCGCCGTCGTTGTAGGACGTCACCATCATGGTCACGGTGCTGCCGACCGGCGTCTGCCACGGCACCACCGCGCCGTCCGAGTTCAGCTGGTAGGGCGCCGACATCTGACCCAGCGAGGAGTCGGACCCGCTCTGGTCGCTCATCGCCTCGAAGGAGTAGTAGGCGTTCTGGCACGGCGCGGTGTCGACCGCGGTAAGGGCCGGCTGGCCCCAGTCGGTGACCCACGCGACGGCCTGGCCGTTGCGCCACACCCGGTAGGCCTGGGCGCCGGCCACCCGGTTGAAGCTGATGTCGACCTGGCCGCCGGTCAGTGTGCCGGTGACGCCTCCGGGGGCGGCGAGCCGCGAGGAGAGGTCGACCGGCTGGGCGGTCTGCAACGGCGGCACCCACGGAGTGTCCGTCCGCGGCGGCGGGGTGACGTTGGTCCAGAACGGACAGGTGGGCAGCGAGGACGTGCCGTCGGCGCGCGCCTGCTGCGCGGCCGCGACCCCGACGGCGCCGATGGCCGCGACGGTCAGGGCCACCGCGCCCAACAACGCGCGCGTGCGGGGGCCGGGCCGGCGGCTCGGGGCGTGGCGGGGTATTCGTCGCCTGATGGGGAACAGGCTCATGGTGTGCTCCCAAGGACGTCGGAAGGGGAATGGCTCCGGAGCCGCAGGGCACATAATTGGACTAGACCACAGGGCTGTCAAGGGAATCAGGACCCTTGTGCCGCCACAAGGGTCGGGCAAGGGAGTCTGCGGGTTTCTGCGGTTTTCTGCGGGCTTTGGCACCGGTTCGCGTGATCCTGCGAGCGCTTCGTCGTCGTCTTCGCAGCCGCCGCGGGCCCCGCGCGCCGTTACCGATTCGTGATGTAACCGGGTCGCTCCGCCGTTCGTAATCCCACCGAAGCCGCGGCCGAAAGCCACGGTACCAACGGGGAGGGGGGACGACGTGGCGGCTGCGCTGGAGCAGGATTTCGACGCGTTCTACCAGGCGACGCACCGGCGGCTGGTCGGCCAGGTCTATGCGATGACCGGCAGTATGCACGAAGCAGAGGACTGCGTTCAGGAGGCCTACGTGCGGGCCTGGCAACGGTGGACCAGGCTCTCCGCGGAGCACGGCAACCCCGAGGCCTGGGTGCGCACCGTCGCCGGACGGCTTGCGGTGTCCTCATGGCGCAGAGCGGTCAACCGGCTGAAGGCCCACAGCCGCGAAGCCCCGCCGACCGAGGTGTCCGGGATGAACCCGGACCATCTCGCGGTCGTCGCGGCGCTGCGCAAGATCTCCGCCGACCAGCGGATGGCCATCGTCCTGCACCACTACGCGGGCCTGTCGGTCGACGAGATCGCGGCCGAGACCGGGGCCAAGCCGAGCACGGTCAAGGCGCGGCTGGCCCGGGGACGCAGAGCCCTGGCACCGCACCTCACGGAGTTCGCGGAGAGCTTCGAGCCGCGGCAACCGTCGCAGCAGAACATCAAGCAGGCCCTTCACCGAGGGGAGATCTGACCGTGTCCCAGAGCTCCAAGGACTTCGACACAACCCTCTCCGCCGCCATCGATTTCGCGGCGGCAGCCGCACACACCCCGGGCGCACAAGCCGCCCGGATCAAAGGAAGGAAGCGCACCATGCGCAAGCGAATCGTCCTGTCCACCGCGTCGTTCGTGATCATCGCGATCGGCACGTCCGCGGCGTTCCGGGCGGCGTCGTCCGACGGCACCGGCCAGCCGGCCACGGACACCACTCCGCGGCCCACGACGAGCACCGCCCCGGCTACTCCGACCACCACGCCGACGAGCGCGTCCGGAACGCCGAGCACGTCGAGCACGTCGAACACGTCCAGCGCGCCGCACACGACGAGCGGCACGACCGGAGGCACCACGAACCCGACGGGCCCGCAGAACTCGACGACGGCGGGATCGCCGCCGGGAACGGCGACGGTCCCGAGCTGGCTCACCCCCGCGCAGGTGCCGTTCGCCGGCCTCATGAACTGGACCTCCGGCGGCAGCCTCGTCCACTGCACCGGCAGCGAGGTCTTCCTCGACATCTACTCGCCGACCGACTGCACGGTGCACAACCAGCCCGGCGCGTCCCACGCCGCGTCGAAGATGGACGTCCAGCTGTACCAGTCCAACGGCGTCCCGGTCCGGAAGAACGGCGCCTGGCTCCCGCCGGTCGCGGCCCAGGAGTTCTTCACCTACTCCAGCGCCGCGGACGCCCAGGCGGCGTATCAGGCCTTCACCTCGACGCTCCTCGCGGAGGACGCCGGCTTCAAGGGCGCTCAGGACCCCATCACCCACCGTCCCGTCACGAGCACCACGACCGTCAGCGCGCAGGCCGCCGGCGGCGAGGCCATCGAGCACAGGCTGCGCGACGACAACGGTGTCCCGGCCGAGGTGAACGGCAACTACAGCGAGCAGTCCGATCTGCACTTCTACTTCGCGGTCAAGGACAAGGTCATGGAGGTGCTGGAGATCAAGGGCGGTTCGGCGATCGGCGACACCTCCCAGGACGCGGCGGTTCTGCAGACCGTCATCGGGGCGCTGGGTTAGGCGGGCCCCGGCATGGTCCACCTCGCGCCGGCCTGCTCCGCCCTTTCCGGGCGGGGCAGGCCGGCGCCCGTCGTACGCGCTCACCGGGGCCGGTTGGAAAGGTAACCCCCAATACCGGCGTCCAGCCTGGTCACCGCCCCTCTCGGACCGCTACGATCCGGCCGACGTATCGATCCGGATTCGGGCGGCGGGATCGTCGCCAGCTTGTTCTATTCCGCTGATACGCTGCGCTCGAAAATCAGCGGCCATGAGGCAACAACCAGGGGGATTCACGTTGTCTGGCTGGACCGTTCCCGGCTACACGGAAACCGGGATGCTAGGTGCCGGTGCGACCGGCAGAGTGGTGTCGGCCGTCCAGGACGCGACCGGCACCGAAGTGGCGATCAAGTATCTGGCCCCGCGGTACGCCGACGACCCCGAGTTCGTCGAGCGCTTCCGCGCCGAGGCCGCGCTGCTGGCCGAGATGCGGCACCCGAACGTCGTCCAGCTCTTCGAGTACGTCGAGTCCGATTCCGGCTCGGCGATGGTGATGGAGCTGGTCGCCGGGCCGACGCTGTACCGGGTGCTGCACGAGACCGGGCCGATGATGCCGGAGGCGGCGCTGTCGGTGATGCGCGGCTCGCTGCTGGGTCTGGGCGCCGCGCACGAGATGGGCATCGTCCACCGCGACTACAAGCCGTCGAACGTCCTGATCAACGCCTACGGCCTCAGCAAGCTGGCCGACTTCGGCGTCGCCGAGCGCGCGGAACCGAGCCCCGTCGCCGGCCCGGACCCGGACGCCACGACCCCGGCCGGCGTCGGCACCCCGGCGTACATGGCACCGGAGCAGTGGGACGGAGCGCCGGCCCAGCCGGTGACGGACATCTACGCGGTCACCGCCTCGTTCTACGAGTGCCTGACCGGACGGGTCCCCTACTCCGCCGACACGGTCTACGAGCTGCAGGAGAAGCACCGCACCGCGCCGATCCCGCTGGCCGAGGTACCGGCCGAGGTGCAGCAGCTGATCATGCACGGCCTGGCGAAGGACCCCTCCGAGCGGCCGCAGGACGTGTGGTCGTTCGTCGCGGAGGTCGAACGCGCGGCGACCGACGTCTACGGCGTCGAGTGGGAGGAGCGCGGCCGGCAGGAGATCGTCCTCGTTCTCTGGCCGCTGCTGGGGCTGCTCGCCCCGGGCGTCGGCGGCGGCACGGCCGCCGGCGGGCTGGACTCGCTGGGCCTGGGCTCGGGCGGCCCAGGCGGCCCGGGCGGCGCCGAGAACCAGGGCTCGCCGAACGAGGGCGGACCCGGCGGCGCCGACCCCGACGACGGCTACTGGAACGAGGACTTCCGGGGCGGACCCCGCCGCCGCATGCCGGACAAGCTCAAGATGAGCGCCTTCGCAGCCGCCGCACTGGCGCTGCTCCTGATCATCGCGGCGGTGGCCGTCGCCAGCGGAAACAAGAACAAACGCCGGGCCGACCCGCCGAGCGGGACGTCGGTGGTGTTCACGCCGACCCCGAGCCAGCCGACCGGCACGCCGACCAGCAACGACTCGGGCGCGGCGCCGACGTCCACGAGCTCAAGTTCTTCGAGCTCGTCCAGTTCATCGAGCTCGTCGAGTTCCACCAGCAGTACGAGCTCGAGTTCGAGCTCGTCGTCCTTCCCGAGCTTCAGCTCCCGGTCGAGTTCGAGCTCCAGCTCGCCCTCGTCGGTGGCGAGCCTGCCTTCGGTCGGTTCCTCGAC from the Catenulispora sp. EB89 genome contains:
- a CDS encoding 3D domain-containing protein, giving the protein MSLFPIRRRIPRHAPSRRPGPRTRALLGAVALTVAAIGAVGVAAAQQARADGTSSLPTCPFWTNVTPPPRTDTPWVPPLQTAQPVDLSSRLAAPGGVTGTLTGGQVDISFNRVAGAQAYRVWRNGQAVAWVTDWGQPALTAVDTAPCQNAYYSFEAMSDQSGSDSSLGQMSAPYQLNSDGAVVPWQTPVGSTVTMMVTSYNDGGNTASGYQAGLGICAVDPRVIPWGTYFTVPGYGTCYAADIGTWIQNDTVDVWLPGSQANGWGVQHRTVTIIANPFSGPAPPPSSSSSTSSSPPTSASSSSAGACTTAPWNSATAYSGGATVSYGGHTWTAKWWTQGDVPGANSQNVWTDDGPC
- a CDS encoding SigE family RNA polymerase sigma factor — its product is MAAALEQDFDAFYQATHRRLVGQVYAMTGSMHEAEDCVQEAYVRAWQRWTRLSAEHGNPEAWVRTVAGRLAVSSWRRAVNRLKAHSREAPPTEVSGMNPDHLAVVAALRKISADQRMAIVLHHYAGLSVDEIAAETGAKPSTVKARLARGRRALAPHLTEFAESFEPRQPSQQNIKQALHRGEI
- a CDS encoding serine/threonine-protein kinase; the protein is MRQQPGGFTLSGWTVPGYTETGMLGAGATGRVVSAVQDATGTEVAIKYLAPRYADDPEFVERFRAEAALLAEMRHPNVVQLFEYVESDSGSAMVMELVAGPTLYRVLHETGPMMPEAALSVMRGSLLGLGAAHEMGIVHRDYKPSNVLINAYGLSKLADFGVAERAEPSPVAGPDPDATTPAGVGTPAYMAPEQWDGAPAQPVTDIYAVTASFYECLTGRVPYSADTVYELQEKHRTAPIPLAEVPAEVQQLIMHGLAKDPSERPQDVWSFVAEVERAATDVYGVEWEERGRQEIVLVLWPLLGLLAPGVGGGTAAGGLDSLGLGSGGPGGPGGAENQGSPNEGGPGGADPDDGYWNEDFRGGPRRRMPDKLKMSAFAAAALALLLIIAAVAVASGNKNKRRADPPSGTSVVFTPTPSQPTGTPTSNDSGAAPTSTSSSSSSSSSSSSSSSSTSSTSSSSSSSSFPSFSSRSSSSSSSPSSVASLPSVGSSTPSSSSSSSSSSSSSSSSTPSTPSTSSSSQPPLTIRAQVSAPNYKPGECPGIYNLTLTLISAPGGAADISYTWHLAGGGTPGGGVTLKQDTSQSFPMREAPNGTTRGTVYVTWTADGKTGESNSVGVELICLT